tatttcattaacATTTATTGATCACATTAACTTGAGTAATAACTGTTCTCGTCCACGAGTCACGACGGCCAAAGGTTACGATAACGTTTTGATGGATAACGTTATTCGAAGGGGTGTGAAGGGGTGAATTTAAAAGGGTCATCTAAGTCAAACCCTCTATTGTCGGTTTTTATTCTAACGTACATACAGAACGTACGTTTCTATAGAAAAGACATACCATTGCATAGagagggcaattggctagaagcaCCCATCGCCGATCATTCATCGCTCTGCGAATTCCGATTTATcaatcgtcttcatcaatgATCGGAGATAAGTAAAGATTCGTTACGTTTCCGCATTCGGTTCTAATTATACGTGATTTTGTTTGACAATGTATAATCGGGACATTTAGTCTTTAGAATATCTAACAATTTTCTTATCTGCAACTATTTGGCTCAAGTCTCCGCTGAGCCTTGACATCCTTTGATCATGTAAAGCAGTCACAATCTAGTCATGAAAAAATTATTGCCACATCATTCCATTTCCACGAACACGTAACTACTTTGAAAGGACATGGACTGACAGAAACGCCCTTCACACTGACGTTCGCTCGATTGGAATGAGTCGTAACTTGGGCAGCGTCAAAATGGTTTAAGCTGCCGTTCCCAAAATGTGTTTCTCTTTGTGGTCGACTCGGTCTAAAACGCGGACAATAGTTTCATCACATCAGCTGCTGCTGACGTATGACAATGAACGTGTGACGCACTCGCTGTCGGTGGATCTGAGCGGTTAAATGCTCGCTACATTAGCTGGCCACCACAGGAATGGTTTTCTCAGAGTTGGATTAAGATGCCTCGGATGTTTCGGAACCCAATTCGCCCGGCAGATGTTGCTGGCATCTCATTAGACCTAGTCATGCAATCTACTTATGACTGGCTCTCGGGGGAATCAAGAAAAACCCGCAGTCTCTTCTttgaatattaattttttcgaaagtCCTTGCCGGAGATTGCACTGGAGGAAGCTAACATTGTCTTGATCGTCGCTTCGCTCGCAATGCTTCATCGCGACGATGTTCTTCCCTCAATCCCACCACCAGACATTTCTTCATACAATTCCTTAGACGTGATTAGCTAAGACCAAAGACCATAAATTCTCTAAGGTACATTCGCAGAACAATTGGAGACATGTCGACACTATTCCTTTCCTTTTCGCCCGAACAATCAGAGCTCCTGTTATGGTCTTATTTGAGCCCGCGCATTACCTAAATTCTTCGGCAAGATTATTCAACTTCCTCGATTGTTCTTGGAATTTGTGATCCGATTTTTAGAATAGTCTAGCATGCAGAAATATCTCTAGAATATTAGACAACTCTAGATGTTATCCTACGAAAAATCTTAATCTTGGAAGGTACGTAAAGTCTGTGGTTCTAGCTTCCTTTGTGGGCGCAAGGGCCCTCTCCCAAGGGCCTAGGCGAAGGCAGTGATCGGCCAGGTCTCCTGGCCCTTGCCAGTCAACATGactggaaaaagagagagaaaaagaaataagaatatgaaaatataaaaatacaaaaagccaACAAGCCAAAAATAACTaagaaattattcacgtcggcgacGATTGTATCACGTAGAATGACCGATTTCTACGTAAgagatttcctatcaaaattggcaGAATGGACTAGATTGACGAATAGTCAAAatgttttggactaaattgatataattaaaaggattagtactaaattggtacGAGTGTTATAGATTTTAGactttttgggtacttttccATACAACTATCTATTTGTCCCCTTTTCCTCCTCCGCCAAATATATCCCACACACGGACACCTGCACATTCAAATCATAAACTGTAGGTGGAATCAAAACAACGCTTCCGCAAATTAACAATTGTGTTAGGACAATGCCCAAAATGAGCAATAGTCTCATAAGTGCGTTCGCGAGTAGTCCTTCCACCAGAATAGTCGCAAATGATTTCGAGCTAGCATATAATTTAAACACGATGAGCAAGCAGCAGTCTTTCTTTACATTTGATTGCCCATTTTTGTTCAAACACCAGTATATTTTAATGCACCTCGTGGGTCTATGCAAAGATTCATTTACTTAGTGGTATcatcagaaaaaataatatgatCATAAATTggagaagggaaaggcagaatAGTCTGAATCAATTTGCCCTATTAAGTTCTTTCCTGgaaagaaagagcaagaaaacGAAGTCATGTGGCAAAATTAAGCATCTTACATGCCCGGATCAGTAGCTCCACTGCATTCAGAAATCATGGCAAAGAACGCTTGAGAAAGTTTCAATTCTTCCTCATATGActggtgttaaaaaaaaattgttggcaCGAAATCTTTGTAATTTGACGATCAATCTTTTGGCGGCGGAGGTGGGGACAATGAGCATTAGGAGGAGGGAGAGCTGCCGCGCCCATTGTTGGGGACATATTAGGATGCGTTATCCGCATAGACCGATCATCTGGATGGGTCGTGATTCTCTAAAGTTTGAGGAACGGAATCCATAATTTCTGAGACTCTTTGCAAGCTAATGGGATGAATTACTACTTGGAATTACTCATTTTGTCACATGAGAATTCTTACACTTAGTAATTACCTTTTTACATAGTAAATTACCTCAAATCATCATAGGTGATATAATACTTGGTAATTAACCTAAAGGTATGGTAAATTTGGCTAACTCTAATAATctggttgtgcttattatttgtGGAGTTTTATTAAAATGAGAGATAAGCACACTGCAAGTCCCAAAACGAAtcaaaaaagtgcaattgagttctaaaacttttaaaaagcgcaatcaagtcctaaaacttgttaaattggttcAATAAAGTCCTTACCATTATACTGGAATAAACTTCCTTAACATCAGTGAATCACCAATTTAACAAGCTCGGTTACACAGAAGATCATTCCATGGCTGATATGTTTTGACTCTACATCCAATGTCATGTTCTGTACGGACCAATTCAGCACATCCTACTGCCATGGTATTTCCCTTAGTGGTAACCGGACCGcgacaaatcaaatcaagtaaAACATCCATCCTTTATACATGTAGACCCAATCTTTTACATGGATTCAACACACTTAGGACATTTATCGGTACTACTGTTACATGAATCCGATTTTTATTTCATCCAGGTGCAGATGATTTGTCTGGTCGGCCCACTGCATAGCAAATACTATGTTTAGCATCCAATCTTGCATGACCTTAGGGCTCATTGGACTTCTTCTGGGACAAGCATACTTGTAGCTAAATGCAGGCGCTAAGGTATGGGAGCCTGCGGCTTCCGCTTTCTGAAGGGTTTGAGGACGCATCTCAGGACTTTGCGCAACAATTTCAGGATTAAGCGTAAAAGGTGGCATAGGAAAAGAAGGGCCATCAATACAACCCATGCCAGCACTGCAAACCCAACTATTTCGTATGCAGTATTCCTTCCGTTGTCGGGTGTGAATACTAATATGGAGATGGCATAAGTCGCCGCCGTGAAGGTAATCGCAACCCACATAATCAGCATCGCAATCCCCGTGAAGATCCGATGCCGCTTTAAAGGAAGACCACTTATGAGAAGCATAATGATGCTAAGTGATGCGATGAAGCTTATTGTGTTAAATGCTATGAAAACTTTGTACCGCCCCGGGTACCTTTGAGCCATCACGGAGTCACCCGCAAAATGCGCTGTATGATTTGCATTGCCCTCGAAATCATTGTCCCAAATGCCGCCGGGTGGAGTCATACCGGCTTGGAATGCCATGGTAGCTAGCAATATCGCCACCACCATTAGCGTCTTATGCATACTGTTTTgccactttctctttctttccttttttttttcttcatttctctttctttcctttttgttttcttcagcTACAGGTGGGCGGAAGGCAGTGACCATGTTACTCGCATGGACTGTTCGTCTGGATGGGTCGTGATTCTCTAAAATTTGAGGAGCAGAATCCGTGATCTCTGAGGCTCTTTCCATGCTGCAGCCTTGTGTTAAAAGGGCGAGTGCCGTGAAACCTTTGGAGTTCGTGATGTTCGGGTTAACTCCTTTATTAGTCAGGAAGAGTATAGTCTGCACAGGATGAACACCAGAATGTACCAATTGGGGTCAAGCCTGAACAATACTAAACCTCTTTTCAGGGTTAACTTTGCTACCAGTAGTTTTCAGTCCTGTAGTGTTTGTGGCTAATATTTGATGCCTTGGAAAGGGAACTCATCCCTTGTGAAATCTCTTTTGCCATCTTTGGCTTTATGTTCCTTCTAATCTAGACAAAATTAGTATGAAGAAAGTGCGGAGCGTAAAGTTGTAATTAATTATCTGGAGCAATGACTTCTTTTCCAAATATCATAACCTGTAATGATTTCTAAATGGATATCTTTAGCTTTTGAATATTTCTCTAACATTCACATTTGCTAGAACCGCCTTTTTGGTTGATAACCTCACCGAATGTGACTAGTTCAGAGGGTTGGTTGTATGGACATACCTTAGTTTGTCCGTCTGCAGCAGCCAAATGCAAAATTGTGTTGCCATCTTCGTCCCTAGAGTTGATAAACTGATCATCGGCCAAGATATCTATCAAAAGCTTCAAAGCCTCCAGTCTGTTGTGCTTCACGCATAAATGCAGGATTGTCTGGCCATGTTCGATGACACTACGGGCGGCATCAGGTCTCGTTCGAACTAATAGTTCCAACACATCCACTTGCCCTTTCATGGCCGCGACATGAAGAGGGTTTCTTTCATATTTGTCACGGACGAAACATATTTCAGGGCCGACTCTTAACAAGGTTGCCACTAAGTTAACATATCCTTTTGCTGCCGCGAGATGAAGAGGTGTTGAACTCCGAGAATCTTGCTCTCTTGCCAGCTCGGCCTTCCGAGCTAGGACTTCTTCCACGAATTCCAAGTGTCCGAGCATGGCTGCGATGTGCAGAGGAGTTTCTGTGTGATTCCCAGTCATGATTCGGTCAAGAAGCAGCTCATCTTTTCCGAGCAACTCAAGCAAAGAAGCAACGTTTCCTTTCAGGGCGGCTTCGTAGAGCTCGGACTCCATGTTTGGCTCTCTAAAATGGGAGTTTCGGAATACTCACTCCTCCATTTGCAGACTTGAATATTCGTTGTCTCAAGACTCACAACCAAGTCAACCTTCACGGTACGCTTGACGAAGATCGGATGTTGACTGGTAGATATTTCTTATCTGCAAGTATGTGGCTCAGTTCGCAGTGGTGTCCTACTATGGCTGCGTTTGGGAAGAGCATTCCAAGGGGCTTTGGGtgtccaaagccccttgggcCAAAGTTTTGGTGTTTGGGTAGTTTTTTGAAAACATCTTTAGGCCAACGATAGCATTCAAAAAGCCAAAAGCCCAAGGCAGCCTTGAAGCTGCCTTGGCTTTTAGCATTCTCGGCATGCTGCCGAGAacagtaaataatttttttattttgccgtTATTGCCCTCAAATATCTTTTATGATTCCAAGTTTGCCCCTTCCAATAGAAACCCTAAATCTGCCTCTTTGTTTTACCAAATCCGAAGCTGTCGTCGTCCTCATCTCTTCTTCGTGTTGCTTCTGTCCTCACTCCATCGCTCGCTCTCTGTCTCAAAATCCTTCTGATCCTCCGGATTTCGCTTGCATTTCTGGTGAGTTTCGTCGTGGACGCTTCGAACGATTCTTCATCATGCTtcgttttctctctcatttttggagaATTGAGTAGATCTGGTAGTTAGGCTTCGTTTTCTACCCTCTGCTTCTTGTCGCTTGGAGCGAGACTGAGAAGACTAGCCGATGCTCGAACCCCACCTCCCCCCACGAGCTCTTCACACTAGCCCTACACACCTTTCGTTTGCCCTTCAcattgaatcaccgatcgtgtCCCACAATCTACAGGCGGCTTCGTCCTACCAGCTTCTCGTAAGCACCGTTTCGAACTTTCATTGGAAGTATCTATTAgtggatttgaattgtttgcaCAGTAGGTTTAATTTCTTGTTCATTTCGTTCCTGTTAGtgttgattttgatgtctcTTTCAGTTTCGACAAATTgggatttcccttttttaactAATCATGCATTGATGGTATTAGCATATTAGTTGCAGATGTTGAGTTGCTTTTTTTTAGGTGTTTGCTCTgcaattttgcgattttttttgctttgagtTTCAAATTTCGATTTAGAGTTAGCAGTTCGTTTGCGATCAGTTCGAGTTGATAATGGGAaagaaagcgaagaagaagcCTCTGTTCCTCACTGtcctcctaaaaaaaataaatggaaaaatagaaGTCCCCTCATGCATAAACTGAATGCTTCACTACCGAGATATCTTGCAAGATTAGAACGATATCCTGCAAGATTTTGGGAATTGAACAATAATAATGAGTGTTGCTTCCTCGTTTTGGATGTTGTTGATCCTGCAAAGGGTCGGCATGTAGTTTCTATTTCTAGCATTAAGTAAACAAATGCCTATGTGTGACTAATGATCGACTCCCCACAGTTACTCTTCCTCTGTTCATATTGAGCATGTTCCCGAGAAGCCACAGGAGATGTGTGAACCGTTTAGAGATATCCGAGTTGGTTGTGATCATATAAAGCTACTTCTTTGAAGGTAGCAATTGTTAGGATCAATGTCTATGGCTCTTGGTTTGTAGTTTGGTGAATTGGTGGAAAATCCTTTGAAGTAGTTGCGAATTTGCTATCGGGGGTTGATTTTATCTCTGTTTCCAGCGTCATTAAGAGACTTTAGATTTGAAGTTCTTTACTTTGGGTACAAAAATGGAGAACACTGTGTCGTGAGGTTTAGGTTCATTGACCAATGCGGCAAATACTTGTTGGACCTGATTTGAggtaaaattttccttttatcaagGTCCTCATGTAAGCAGCTTGCTGTAGCATTAGTTTTAGCCCTTGAGTTGGATTTTGCAGTATCCTGTTTCACAATTTAAGTGGAAGAACCAGATCCTCGATCTTCTTGTTGTGTGATATTTTAAAGAGAAGGTAATATCTCTTTATTTGCTGATGCCTTGCCCCTTGCATTGTAGGTGATTGATGTTCTGCACTATGGAACACCCAATTTTTCCAAGGTAACCACAGTTTGGAAGTTACAAACTTCAGTGTTGTTGTAGGTTCTTTTTGCAtgtttgattgttttatttCACAATTAATTTTACTGAAAGCTGTTGGTTTGCAACcttgtgttttgttttttattttttaatctcagGCCAAGCCTAAGGAGAAGCTTGGAAGGATGTACGATGTGAAGGATCCCAACTCAATGATACACATTTTGCAAGAGCTAATTTGGATCTTGATTATGGATATTTAGTTAACCTTAATGATGTAAATGAGGGGACTAGTGCTTCAAATGGTAATTTATCTTCTGACATGGAATGATTACGTGATCGAATAGCCATGAGTTTAGTAAATATTTTAGGATGcttgtaattttcaataataacgTAAATCTTGTATCGATGCATATGTGACTATATTTATTATAATGAAAATACTCTTTTTAATTGCGAAAAAAGTCCActttgatatgatttttttatttataaatgtgTTCGTACGTCCGTATCACATTATTCTCAATGCAAACGTACAATAGTGGcaatcattgttttcttttttcaattttaaacaaattaaaataaaaaaatctaaataggtTATATTAAATGGCTTTTCAAATGTATatttaccaaacagcattttcCCAAAAGCCTTTCTCAAGGCACTTTTCAATTATAGTTTACCAAACAGcttttgcatttcaccaaatcccTTCGGACCAAAGGCGTTTGCATTTTACCAAAGGCTTTTCCCAAAAGTctttccaaacgcagcctatGTCGGGTTAGGTGATGGCGCCCATTTTTCGGCGAGTTTCGTCTCCATTTGGTCCGTGTCACGTTGGTCAAGAATCACTGCGACGATCTTAGACATGAATGGCTGAGATCAAAGACCAGCATTCTCTAAGGAAATTTCGACGAACAATCGGGGATATATCTATTAGAACATATAGTCTTGTAGTGTAGTCTTgtaggggaaaagtacactagaagtgccataacttatgtacggcgttcacttgagtgccataactttcaaaacgttcatttaagtgacataactttaaaaaatcgttcatttgagtgctacatcagagcaaaattgttcacttgagtgctacagtaactttttcggtgtGCTGCATCGCCTTTTCGGCGTGcaacgtcggcttttccggcgtccacgtcaacatggcactcaagtgaacgatttttgaaaattatggcttttaagtgaacgttttgaaagttatagcactcaagtgaacgttgtacgaaagttatagcacttctaatgtacttttccctcttgtaagcatttcttctttctcttttgtcccACATAGGAAGAGCACTAAGCTCCTAACCTCttctaagcctatataaaggcttctCCCGTACATTGTTACATACACCATTATTAGAAAACAAATATCATTCTCtcttaatctttctttcttatcatggtattagagccaagATCATTGTCTTGAAAAGTATACTCTGCGGTTGTCATAAATTGGATCTTCCGCATCAAAAATTAAGACAATGAGCTCATTGTTTTTTAAAGTATGCTTTGCGGTTGCCATAAATTGGATCTTTCGCATCAAATTAAGACAATGAGTTTAGGGTTATTGAGCCGTCATTCTTGCTTGCCCTAGTCAAGCTTCCATTTATTCGTGCCTATATACtttgtttctctttctctagAGGCTTTGTTCGCGCTTCTTATCCGTGCTTCCTACTTCCCGATCCTTTCGATCGACTTTCGCACCTTAACCCAagcctttcttctctttttctgatCGTCATGAGCGATTCTGACCACATCGATGTCAAGCTCGATGGTTCCAGCTATTCCATTTTGAAACCATCGGTAATGGCTGCAGTTGTTTATCGCAATTTATTTGAGCATGAGGAGGGTCTCCGTCTTTGTCCCGATGCTCTCAAGGATACCGATTCATCAACCGAGGCGGTTGCAAAGCGTACCACTAAAATTCGAGCATGGGCAGATTCTGAACTAAAGGCATGGGCTATTCTTTTTGGCTCTATTGATCCTACTCTTCACCCGCAATTTTCTCATATTCTTGGAGCAAAGCGTTTATGGGATCGGCTCCCCGAGATGTTCACTTAGACTATGGACATTCGGGTCTATCGGTTAGAGCAAAAGATTTATTGTACTACACAAGGGTCTCGCTCTATTCGGGACTTCTATAATTACATGCATTCCCTCCGAAGTCAATTGGATATTCTTGCTCATGTTCTCTACCCGACATGCTTGAACCGTACTTAGTGTCCATGTGATGCCCTGGAAATTTGACTTCCGTTTGGTAGTAGAATTCAGTTATAGAAAGATtgtgaattccagtttgttgcTCAGAATTGAATTTCTAATGATTAAGTGacggaaattggaaaattctcGATTCGTCGatcgaattagtttagggtttgATCATTTAGTCGTCGTGCTGTAGAAATGGGAATTCTAGCGCCCGAGCCTCATTTTGACCAAATTGACCCAAGATTGGAGTAAATTACCCTCCGTCGAATTGTTGGATGACAAAATCACCTTTGgttgcaaaattaccaaaatgcccccgGTTAATTtaggaaatgacgattttacccctagGTCTTCATGAATgccaagacaagaaaataaatgagatgGGGCCCACTCTATCCCGTCCCACTGGGTCAAAGGCGGCaacttttctcttcctctctctctctcttccacgtAAACCCCCCCGCACAACCGactctctccttttcctcttcccttttttttttttttttttttttttgtttctttaataCCACCCCACTACCGCacaccaccatcaccatcaccattgCTACTACTCTGTCGTTTCACCACCACCCTAGGACCGCTGCATCGCCGTCGACAACCCCACGAGCCCACTCAAGCGCCTTCGACGGACCATGATCTCCCCTGCCCTGCTTTGCCATCGCGGGTTGCCACTTTTGCCTCTGCCTTGCCGCCACTGTTCCAACGGCTTTTGCGCATCAtcgcccaccaccaccacgtcTAATTTCCGTCACTTAATCCTTAGAAATTCAATTTCGAgcaacaaactggaattcacaATCTTTCCATAATTGAATTCTACTACTAAATGGATGTCAAATTTTCGGGACGTCACAACTCTCTctaccttaggaaatttcgtccccgaaatttaaCTACGATTACATTTCCTCAAAAAGATCgggattgtcgcgacctaaaattaatttttaggctaatgaattatcaggttaattatttaactaacctaatacggactctcccaagccctaccaaatcgcaacattggttaattcaaatgatttaaaattcagagtcgccactaatcatttttggtaggttgattaggaacctaAGCAAAATAGCGGGAAAACTACTTTACTTCTACGAATCGGAGATTAAgtattcggggacttggttacattagtcaattaaaactaatgccttttcggtaccttaaatttcatgaaaatcataaGTTTAGCAACTCAAATTgaatcaattcaaagttcaaagagtGGAGTGATTTTTAGGTCTTCTCTTGTTTAAatgtatgcatgaatgacatggaaACTATCTAAATGGCAAAGAGAATATAATATAGCAAACTTGACATATAAGATGCAAACATGCGACATGACACGATACAGTACAAAAACGTATAACATATTAATGACATGATGTGCAAACATGAGATTCGAGCATGGGATATGCGGACATTAGATATGCAAATGTGAGATGCAAACATAAGTTATGCAAATATGCAGACACCAAGAAATATGATACGAGAAAAAACAATGATATGCAAACAtgagattttcgaaaaatatggtATGCGGATATGAAATATGTAAAACATGAGATATGCAAGAGAACATGTGTTGTATGGTACAAAATGTACAAGATATGCACGATATGACAAGATATGACTCGATATGCAagagatatgcaagatatgtaatgCAAATATTGATGACCAAAAATGAGATAATGCACGACGCACAAGATATGCATGGATATGCatggatatgcatgatatgatttttatgctctttccttttgaatttttttgtcacatgaTGGTAAATTGAAGATCTCATTATCTTGATTTATAttcttaaaagttcaatgagatAAGGTTTTCTAAGAAgccttatcttcctaaaaatttcaGCTAGATAGGGTTTCTAAGAAACCTTATCCCTCTA
This genomic interval from Rhodamnia argentea isolate NSW1041297 chromosome 4, ASM2092103v1, whole genome shotgun sequence contains the following:
- the LOC115740990 gene encoding ankyrin repeat-containing protein ITN1-like isoform X3, giving the protein MESELYEAAMKGDVPSLLELLTKDRLLLDRIMAGNHTDTPLHVAAMLGHLEFLEEVLARKTELARVQDSQGLTPLHLAAAKGYLNIVASLLRVSPELCFVRDKYERNPLHVAAMKGHVDVLECLVRARPDAAHSVVEHGQTILHLCVKHNRQEALKLLIDKLGNDHQFINSCDEYGNTILHLAAADRQAKTILFLTNKGVNPNITNSKGFTALALLTQGCSMERASEITDSAPQILENHDPSRRTVHASNMVTAFRPPVAEENKKERKRKWQNSMHKTLMVVAILLATMAFQAGMTPPGGIWDNDFEGNANHTAHFAGDSVMAQRYPGRYKVFIAFNTISFIASLSIIMLLISGLPLKRHRIFTGIAMLIMWVAITFTAATYAISILVFTPDNGRNTAYEIVGFAVLAWVVLMALLFLCHLLRLILKLLRKVLRCVLKPFRKRKPQAPIP
- the LOC115740990 gene encoding ankyrin repeat-containing protein ITN1-like isoform X6, translated to MESELYEAAMKGDVPSLLELLTKDRLLLDRIMAGNHTDTPLHVAAMLGHLEFLEEVLARKTELARVQDSQGLTPLHLAAAKGYLNIVASLLRVSPELCFVRDKYERNPLHVAAMKGHVDVLECLVRARPDAAHSVVEHGQTILHLCVKHNRQEALKLLIDKLGNDHQFINSCDEYGNTILHLAAADRQAKTILFLTNKGVNPNITNSKGFTALALLTQGCSMERASEITDSAPQILENHDPSRRTVHASNMVTAFRPPVAEENKKERKRNEEKKKERKRKWQNSMHKTLMVVAILLATMAFQAGMTPPGGIWDNDFEGNANHTAHFAGDSVMAQRYPGRYKVFIAFNTISFIASLSIIMLLISGLPLKRHRIFTGIAMLIMWVAITFTAATYAISILVFTPDNGRNTAYEIVGFAVLAWVVLMALLFLRKVLRCVLKPFRKRKPQAPIP
- the LOC115740990 gene encoding ankyrin repeat-containing protein ITN1-like isoform X5; the protein is MESELYEAALKGNVASLLELLGKDELLLDRIMTGNHTETPLHIAAMLGHLEFVEEVLARKAELAREQDSRSSTPLHLAAAKGYVNLVATLLRVGPEICFVRDKYERNPLHVAAMKGQVDVLELLVRTRPDAARSVIEHGQTILHLCVKHNRLEALKLLIDILADDQFINSRDEDGNTILHLAAADGQTKTILFLTNKGVNPNITNSKGFTALALLTQGCSMERASEITDSAPQILENHDPSRRTVHASNMVTAFRPPRNEEKKKERKRKWQNSMHKTLMVVAILLATMAFQAGMTPPGGIWDNDFEGNANHTAHFAGDSVMAQRYPGRYKVFIAFNTISFIASLSIIMLLISGLPLKRHRIFTGIAMLIMWVAITFTAATYAISILVFTPDNGRNTAYEIVGFAVLAWVVLMALLFLCHLLRLILKLLRKVLRCVLKPFRKRKPQAPIP
- the LOC115740990 gene encoding ankyrin repeat-containing protein ITN1-like isoform X4; its protein translation is MESELYEAAMKGDVPSLLELLTKDRLLLDRIMAGNHTDTPLHVAAMLGHLEFLEEVLARKTELARVQDSQGLTPLHLAAAKGYLNIVASLLRVSPELCFVRDKYERNPLHVAAMKGHVDVLECLVRARPDAAHSVVEHGQTILHLCVKHNRQEALKLLIDKLGNDHQFINSCDEYGNTILHLAAADRQAKTILFLTNKGVNPNITNSKGFTALALLTQGCSMERASEITDSAPQILENHDPSRRTVHASNMVTAFRPPRNEEKKKERKRKWQNSMHKTLMVVAILLATMAFQAGMTPPGGIWDNDFEGNANHTAHFAGDSVMAQRYPGRYKVFIAFNTISFIASLSIIMLLISGLPLKRHRIFTGIAMLIMWVAITFTAATYAISILVFTPDNGRNTAYEIVGFAVLAWVVLMALLFLCHLLRLILKLLRKVLRCVLKPFRKRKPQAPIP
- the LOC115740990 gene encoding ankyrin repeat-containing protein ITN1-like isoform X2, which translates into the protein MESELYEAALKGNVASLLELLGKDELLLDRIMTGNHTETPLHIAAMLGHLEFVEEVLARKAELAREQDSRSSTPLHLAAAKGYVNLVATLLRVGPEICFVRDKYERNPLHVAAMKGQVDVLELLVRTRPDAARSVIEHGQTILHLCVKHNRLEALKLLIDILADDQFINSRDEDGNTILHLAAADGQTKTILFLTNKGVNPNITNSKGFTALALLTQGCSMERASEITDSAPQILENHDPSRRTVHASNMVTAFRPPVAEENKKERKRNEEKKKERKRKWQNSMHKTLMVVAILLATMAFQAGMTPPGGIWDNDFEGNANHTAHFAGDSVMAQRYPGRYKVFIAFNTISFIASLSIIMLLISGLPLKRHRIFTGIAMLIMWVAITFTAATYAISILVFTPDNGRNTAYEIVGFAVLAWVVLMALLFLCHLLRLILKLLRKVLRCVLKPFRKRKPQAPIP
- the LOC115740990 gene encoding ankyrin repeat-containing protein ITN1-like isoform X1; the protein is MESELYEAAMKGDVPSLLELLTKDRLLLDRIMAGNHTDTPLHVAAMLGHLEFLEEVLARKTELARVQDSQGLTPLHLAAAKGYLNIVASLLRVSPELCFVRDKYERNPLHVAAMKGHVDVLECLVRARPDAAHSVVEHGQTILHLCVKHNRQEALKLLIDKLGNDHQFINSCDEYGNTILHLAAADRQAKTILFLTNKGVNPNITNSKGFTALALLTQGCSMERASEITDSAPQILENHDPSRRTVHASNMVTAFRPPVAEENKKERKRNEEKKKERKRKWQNSMHKTLMVVAILLATMAFQAGMTPPGGIWDNDFEGNANHTAHFAGDSVMAQRYPGRYKVFIAFNTISFIASLSIIMLLISGLPLKRHRIFTGIAMLIMWVAITFTAATYAISILVFTPDNGRNTAYEIVGFAVLAWVVLMALLFLCHLLRLILKLLRKVLRCVLKPFRKRKPQAPIP